A region of Bacteroidota bacterium DNA encodes the following proteins:
- a CDS encoding ABC transporter ATP-binding protein, with amino-acid sequence MANLVIDINNIGKTYKIGEVVVNALVSVDLKIEKGEYVALMGPSGSGKSTLMNILGCLDTPSRGSYKLNGTNVSHMTDNELAEIRNKEIGFIFQTFNLLARNSSLENVALPLVYAGIAKTERLAKAKQALESVGLGERVEHKPNELSGGQRQRVAIARALVNTPAIILADEPTGNLDTKTSHEIMDLLEEIHQKGNTVIIVTHEEDIAKRAKRIVRLRDGVIESDTLS; translated from the coding sequence ATGGCTAACTTAGTAATTGATATAAACAACATAGGTAAAACCTATAAAATTGGTGAGGTTGTTGTAAATGCTTTAGTAAGCGTTGATTTAAAAATAGAAAAAGGAGAATATGTTGCTTTAATGGGTCCATCTGGTTCGGGCAAATCTACTTTAATGAATATTTTAGGTTGCCTCGATACACCAAGCCGCGGAAGTTATAAATTAAATGGAACCAACGTAAGCCATATGACAGATAATGAATTGGCTGAAATCAGGAATAAAGAAATTGGATTTATATTTCAAACATTTAACTTATTAGCACGTAATTCATCATTAGAAAACGTAGCATTACCTTTAGTTTATGCAGGTATAGCAAAAACCGAAAGATTAGCCAAAGCAAAACAAGCTTTAGAAAGTGTAGGTTTAGGTGAAAGAGTTGAACATAAACCAAACGAATTAAGTGGAGGGCAACGCCAGCGTGTAGCCATAGCTCGTGCTTTAGTAAATACCCCGGCTATTATTTTAGCTGACGAACCAACCGGGAATTTAGATACCAAAACAAGTCATGAAATTATGGATTTGTTAGAAGAAATTCACCAAAAAGGAAATACCGTAATTATAGTAACCCACGAAGAAGATATAGCCAAACGCGCCAAACGTATTGTACGCTTACGAGATGGTGTTATTGAAAGCGACACATTAAGTTAA
- the ispE gene encoding 4-(cytidine 5'-diphospho)-2-C-methyl-D-erythritol kinase — MIAFSNGKINLGLHVINKRDDGFHNLETVFYPIPLSDSLELIVSSNDMNKEIGFHSYGLQINGSIDDNLIVKAYHLLANDFCLKKVDFYLLKNIPMGAGLGGGSSNAAFALKMLNEYFSLNLTNAQLEKYAAILGSDCAFFIENKPSFAKGRGEVLESIAIDLKGYYLVLVKPNIHVSTAQAFANVFKRGESEVSLKELIKQPVENWKGLIENDFEKTVFIHHPAIALIKEQLYVKGAVYASMSGSGASVFGLFKSEINLKQQFENNFYFSCQL, encoded by the coding sequence ATGATTGCATTTTCAAATGGTAAGATAAACTTAGGTTTACATGTAATTAATAAGCGTGATGATGGTTTTCATAATTTAGAAACGGTTTTTTATCCTATTCCATTAAGTGATTCTTTAGAGCTTATTGTAAGCAGTAATGATATGAATAAAGAAATTGGTTTTCATTCATACGGATTACAAATAAATGGGAGTATTGATGATAATTTGATTGTAAAAGCTTATCATTTATTAGCCAACGATTTTTGTTTGAAAAAAGTCGATTTTTATTTGTTGAAAAATATACCAATGGGTGCTGGGCTTGGCGGTGGAAGCAGTAATGCTGCCTTTGCTTTAAAAATGCTCAATGAGTATTTTTCATTGAATTTAACAAATGCCCAACTTGAAAAATATGCTGCTATACTAGGAAGTGATTGCGCTTTCTTTATTGAAAATAAACCAAGTTTTGCAAAAGGACGAGGTGAGGTATTGGAGTCAATCGCAATTGATTTAAAAGGATATTATTTGGTATTGGTTAAACCCAATATTCATGTTAGCACTGCCCAGGCTTTTGCCAATGTTTTTAAGAGAGGCGAAAGTGAAGTATCTTTAAAAGAGTTAATAAAACAACCAGTTGAAAATTGGAAAGGTTTAATAGAAAACGATTTTGAGAAAACTGTTTTTATACATCATCCAGCCATAGCTTTAATTAAAGAACAACTTTATGTAAAGGGTGCTGTTTATGCGAGTATGAGTGGGAGTGGGGCTAGTGTATTTGGTTTATTTAAAAGTGAAATAAATTTAAAGCAGCAATTTGAAAATAACTTTTACTTTAGTTGCCAGCTTTAA
- a CDS encoding antitoxin Xre/MbcA/ParS toxin-binding domain-containing protein, which translates to MAKTYKSTRVVKPSKIANANPANIVEESAAIYHTTINPIQSILNITTNFQNEMDLVLLSRNGVLKQAVNNMAAKFGITQEKICELLHMSARNFQRIKDNSHLDIYTSEQTIEMATVYAKAYTVFSTEDAIKHWFQAPNYALGNQKPIDLLDTSFGVKMVTDVLGRIEHGIYS; encoded by the coding sequence ATGGCAAAAACATATAAATCAACCCGAGTGGTTAAGCCTAGTAAAATAGCCAATGCAAACCCCGCTAATATAGTAGAAGAGTCAGCAGCTATTTATCATACAACAATAAATCCTATTCAATCTATTTTAAATATTACCACTAATTTTCAGAATGAAATGGATTTGGTTCTATTAAGTAGAAACGGTGTACTTAAGCAAGCTGTTAACAATATGGCTGCTAAGTTTGGTATTACCCAGGAAAAAATTTGCGAACTCTTACATATGAGTGCCCGTAACTTTCAGCGAATCAAAGATAACTCACATTTAGATATATACACATCAGAGCAAACCATTGAGATGGCTACTGTTTATGCCAAAGCATATACTGTTTTTTCAACTGAAGATGCCATTAAACATTGGTTTCAAGCACCCAATTATGCTTTGGGAAATCAAAAACCAATAGATTTACTAGATACCAGTTTTGGTGTAAAAATGGTTACAGATGTTTTAGGCCGTATTGAACACGGTATTTATTCTTAA
- a CDS encoding RES family NAD+ phosphorylase produces MQLYRFALQKFVKNLSGEGAKLYGGRWNSKDNAMLYTASSPSLAMLEFVCNAGSLARTKQTALLTLQLTTKVKIETLSVNDLPGDWQNVPSPDALKRLGDNWLNSGSTLVLKVPSAIIPVEYNCLINPLHKDFSKLIIEDVIALDIDNRILKLV; encoded by the coding sequence ATGCAGTTGTATAGATTTGCTTTACAAAAATTTGTAAAAAATTTAAGTGGTGAAGGTGCCAAACTTTATGGTGGTAGATGGAACAGTAAGGACAATGCAATGCTTTATACTGCCTCTAGCCCTTCTTTAGCTATGTTAGAATTTGTATGTAATGCAGGTAGTTTGGCCAGAACTAAGCAAACAGCACTCTTAACTTTACAACTAACTACTAAAGTAAAAATAGAGACGTTATCGGTTAATGATTTACCTGGTGATTGGCAAAATGTACCATCGCCAGATGCCCTTAAGCGGCTTGGCGATAATTGGCTGAATAGCGGAAGTACATTAGTATTAAAAGTACCTTCAGCTATTATTCCTGTTGAGTATAATTGTTTAATCAATCCGCTACATAAAGATTTTTCAAAACTAATTATAGAAGATGTAATTGCTTTGGATATTGATAACAGAATATTAAAATTAGTATAG
- the pyrE gene encoding orotate phosphoribosyltransferase has protein sequence MNTSENTAAKVAEYLLQINAIKLKPNEPFTWASGWKSPIYCDNRVSLSYPEARNFIKAALGQLIKSQFPTVEAIIGVATAGIAPGALVADELNLPFGYVRSEAKKHGMGKQIEGDIAPNTKVVVIEDLVSTGKSSLQVVETLKNYGCEVLGMASIFTYGFDEAQRAFDKADCKYVSLSNYETLIQIAIEKNIVLPEQLAQLNDWRKNPSTWNQ, from the coding sequence ATGAATACAAGTGAAAATACTGCCGCAAAAGTAGCGGAATATCTGTTACAAATAAATGCAATTAAATTAAAACCAAACGAGCCTTTTACCTGGGCTAGTGGCTGGAAAAGCCCTATTTATTGCGATAACAGAGTTTCACTTTCATACCCTGAAGCCAGAAACTTTATAAAAGCAGCACTAGGCCAATTAATTAAATCTCAGTTTCCAACTGTAGAAGCTATTATTGGAGTAGCAACCGCAGGTATTGCACCGGGTGCTTTAGTGGCAGATGAATTAAACTTACCATTTGGTTACGTACGTTCCGAAGCTAAAAAACATGGTATGGGTAAGCAAATAGAAGGAGATATAGCACCCAATACCAAAGTGGTTGTAATTGAAGATTTGGTAAGTACAGGCAAAAGTAGTTTACAAGTAGTAGAAACATTAAAAAACTATGGCTGCGAAGTATTGGGAATGGCAAGCATTTTCACCTACGGATTTGATGAAGCACAACGAGCCTTTGATAAAGCAGATTGCAAGTATGTATCGTTAAGTAATTACGAAACATTAATTCAAATTGCTATTGAAAAAAACATAGTTTTACCTGAACAATTGGCTCAACTAAACGATTGGCGTAAAAATCCGTCAACCTGGAATCAATAA
- a CDS encoding lysophospholipid acyltransferase family protein: MKFSKNPLKTTYAVWFGLWTVVSFTLLYPFILYALSNPKRYPLGHKIRRFWGCILLTTGFVRITQIIEEPFDTSKPYIICPNHTSQLDIVTLTVKLNQLDFSFMAKKELEEIPVFGIWFRTIDIAVDRKNARKAAEAYMKATRFFESGRSLVIFPEGTISNQVPKLIKFKDGPFRLAIEKQVDILPVTIIGNWNILPDQGVFEGKPGHGYQIIHKPISTQGMTLDNVDELKNRVCEIINNKLAEYNYGN, translated from the coding sequence GTGAAATTTTCAAAAAATCCTTTAAAAACAACTTATGCCGTTTGGTTTGGCTTATGGACAGTTGTTTCATTTACCCTGTTATATCCATTTATTCTATATGCATTAAGCAATCCAAAACGCTATCCTTTAGGGCATAAAATAAGACGTTTTTGGGGTTGCATATTATTAACAACCGGCTTTGTAAGAATTACTCAAATTATAGAAGAACCTTTTGATACATCAAAACCATATATTATTTGTCCAAACCATACTTCACAACTAGATATAGTTACCTTGACCGTAAAGCTAAATCAATTGGACTTTAGTTTTATGGCAAAAAAAGAATTGGAAGAAATACCCGTTTTTGGCATTTGGTTTAGAACCATTGATATTGCAGTAGATAGAAAAAATGCACGTAAAGCAGCCGAAGCCTATATGAAAGCAACTCGCTTTTTTGAAAGTGGGCGCAGCTTAGTTATTTTCCCGGAGGGCACCATTTCAAACCAGGTTCCTAAACTTATAAAATTTAAAGATGGCCCTTTTAGATTAGCTATTGAAAAACAAGTAGACATTCTTCCTGTTACCATTATAGGCAATTGGAACATATTACCTGATCAGGGAGTTTTTGAAGGCAAGCCTGGACATGGATATCAAATTATCCATAAGCCAATTTCAACACAAGGTATGACATTAGACAATGTGGATGAATTGAAAAACAGAGTATGTGAAATAATTAACAACAAATTAGCAGAGTACAATTATGGAAATTAA
- a CDS encoding NUDIX domain-containing protein encodes MYKIFIDDKPFIIANSHFSDNSFASFDFEEKLFESKVNETFTAKFEGVIFRCLDVEHVFKKFASYFKIIEAAGGLVFNAKNELLLIERLGVWDLPKGKIDAGETPEIAAIREVEEECAVTGLTIENLVCQSYHTYFFKEKHILKRTYWYKMNTTFSSDLVPQTEENITKVEWQYFTENDIETLNTYESIKDVLRAHFCK; translated from the coding sequence ATGTATAAAATTTTTATAGACGATAAACCATTCATTATAGCAAATTCTCATTTTAGTGATAATTCTTTTGCTTCATTTGATTTTGAAGAAAAATTATTTGAAAGCAAAGTAAATGAGACTTTTACTGCAAAATTTGAAGGTGTTATTTTTAGATGCTTAGATGTGGAGCACGTTTTTAAAAAATTTGCCAGTTATTTTAAAATTATAGAAGCTGCAGGTGGATTGGTTTTTAATGCTAAAAACGAATTGCTTTTAATTGAAAGATTAGGTGTTTGGGATTTACCTAAAGGGAAAATTGATGCAGGCGAAACACCGGAAATAGCTGCTATTAGAGAGGTGGAAGAAGAGTGTGCTGTAACTGGGTTAACTATTGAAAACTTAGTTTGCCAAAGTTATCATACGTATTTTTTTAAAGAGAAACACATTTTAAAACGCACTTATTGGTATAAAATGAATACTACATTTAGTAGCGATTTAGTGCCTCAAACCGAAGAAAATATAACAAAAGTGGAGTGGCAATATTTTACTGAAAATGACATTGAAACCTTAAACACTTACGAAAGCATAAAAGATGTTTTAAGGGCTCATTTTTGTAAATGA
- the gatC gene encoding Asp-tRNA(Asn)/Glu-tRNA(Gln) amidotransferase subunit GatC, protein MEINNDIINKLADLAKLDFTDTEKVELQKDMTQIISFFEKMNEVNTDNIEPLIFMTEQENVLRNDEPKHEITHQEALLNAPNKDSDYFRVPKFLEK, encoded by the coding sequence ATGGAAATTAATAACGATATAATAAATAAGCTAGCAGATTTAGCTAAACTTGATTTTACTGATACTGAAAAAGTGGAACTACAAAAGGACATGACTCAAATTATTTCATTCTTTGAAAAAATGAATGAAGTAAATACTGACAATATAGAACCTTTAATATTTATGACCGAGCAAGAAAATGTGTTACGTAATGATGAACCAAAACATGAAATAACACATCAGGAAGCATTGTTAAACGCTCCAAACAAAGACTCTGACTACTTTAGAGTACCTAAGTTTTTAGAAAAATAA
- the trxA gene encoding thioredoxin, with amino-acid sequence MALEINDGNFEEVVLKSKVPVLVDFWAEWCGPCRMVGPLVDELSKEYDGKAVIGKVNVDFNPKIATDYGIMSIPALLFFKDGQLVDKQVGAVPKHILAGKLDAQLA; translated from the coding sequence ATGGCATTAGAAATAAATGATGGCAACTTTGAGGAAGTTGTTTTAAAATCGAAAGTCCCTGTATTAGTTGATTTTTGGGCAGAATGGTGTGGTCCTTGCCGTATGGTAGGTCCGTTAGTTGATGAGCTTTCAAAAGAGTATGATGGCAAAGCGGTTATAGGAAAAGTAAATGTTGATTTTAACCCTAAAATAGCTACTGACTACGGTATTATGAGTATTCCAGCTTTATTGTTTTTTAAAGATGGGCAGTTGGTTGACAAACAAGTTGGCGCTGTTCCAAAACATATTTTGGCAGGTAAACTTGATGCTCAATTGGCATAA
- a CDS encoding DUF58 domain-containing protein, protein MENNITEYNLLQTGNLELLAKQVVEGFITGLHKSPFHGFSVEFAEHRQYNAGESIKHIDWKLYGRTEKLYTKRYEEETNLRCYIVIDNSASMYFPTDGVSKIQFATYASACLTYMLKKQRDAVGLSILNDDIVFQSQAKSGSVHVKMIFNELNKLNDMKQASAGSNLSQGLHHIAETVHKRSLVVIFTDMFSNDNLEKMFEAFQHLKYCKHEVILFHVADKKLELDFDFAKRPYLFIDSETKEKLKLHSNLVADDYKKMFMAFKEEIKLKCAQLKVDLVESYIQDNFDQILLSFLQKREKIK, encoded by the coding sequence TTGGAAAATAATATAACAGAATATAATTTACTTCAAACCGGGAATTTAGAATTACTCGCAAAACAAGTTGTAGAGGGCTTTATTACAGGCTTGCATAAAAGTCCGTTTCATGGTTTTAGTGTTGAATTTGCAGAACACAGACAATATAACGCAGGCGAAAGTATAAAGCATATTGATTGGAAGCTATATGGAAGAACAGAAAAACTTTATACCAAACGTTATGAAGAAGAAACCAATTTACGCTGTTATATAGTTATTGATAATTCGGCTTCCATGTATTTTCCAACGGATGGCGTAAGTAAAATTCAGTTTGCTACTTATGCTTCGGCCTGTTTAACTTATATGCTTAAAAAGCAACGCGATGCTGTTGGGCTAAGCATATTAAACGATGATATTGTTTTTCAGTCACAAGCAAAGTCCGGTTCAGTTCATGTTAAAATGATTTTTAATGAGTTGAATAAATTAAATGACATGAAGCAAGCAAGTGCCGGAAGTAATCTTTCTCAAGGATTGCATCATATTGCAGAAACAGTTCATAAACGCTCATTGGTAGTTATTTTTACCGATATGTTTAGCAATGATAATTTAGAAAAAATGTTTGAAGCTTTTCAGCATTTAAAATATTGTAAACATGAGGTTATTTTATTTCATGTGGCCGATAAAAAACTGGAACTTGACTTTGATTTTGCTAAAAGACCCTATCTTTTTATTGATAGTGAAACCAAAGAAAAATTAAAACTGCATTCTAATTTGGTGGCAGATGATTATAAAAAAATGTTTATGGCTTTTAAAGAAGAGATAAAATTGAAGTGTGCTCAACTGAAAGTAGATTTAGTTGAATCCTACATTCAAGATAATTTTGATCAAATACTTTTAAGTTTTCTACAGAAACGAGAAAAAATAAAATAA